GCATGCGACGACGACTTTAGCTGGCGGTCAGGCAAGAACCAAAAACAAAACGGTTCGCCTATTCTAGTCGATGCGATCGCCTACGGCAGGGGTTCCATGACGATCGGCGTCGGCCCGTTCGGAATCGCTTCGCTTACCGAGCCAGACGGCGCCGGTCCCAGCATCTGTTCCAGCGCGCTGACCCGTTGTTCTAACGAGTTTAACCTGGCTTTGACTTCAGGATGATCGCCGGTGCAATTGCGTGTCCCCAGGCTCAAACTAAAGCAACCAGGCACCCCAGCACACACGCCAGTTGCTAGCAGCACGATCCCAAGCGAACGACTATATCCCATCGCCACATCCCTTTTGGCATTGGTAAATCAACAGGCCATCAAAGTGGGGGGATGATCGTGCGAACAACGAGCGAGGTCAAGACCAGTTCCGCCCCAACAATCTCTTGTGTGACAAGGGCTCCCGTAGGAACGTGGTTTAGCTGGCTAGTTTCAATAATCTCTGTGTGCCAGGGGCGTCTCGCCCGTGCTTGGTGCGGCTTCAATTTCATGCCAGCTTGCACCTGTTCGTCGTTATGGATTCGTACGATGAGATCTCGATTGCGTAGGCATTCCTGCTGCCCGTTTGGCATCGGGCGAAAATTGGCCATGTTGTAGGAAGTGCAACGTCTCGCGCATGCCGGTGGGGTGGAACATGAGCATGTTGTGGCCGCACGCAACCAGGATGTGATCGCGTTGGCAGCCCAGGGGCGTGCTGGCACGGGCGACCAGTAAATCGCGTTGGCCAGAGATGATGCCGGTTTCAAATTGGGTTGGCTCAGGCAGCGATTGCACCAAGCTGTCGGGCGTGTCCGAGATATCGACCAAAGCAGGCACCGGCCAGCGCAGCAGAAAAGCTGCCAGCCGCGCGGAGTGAGCTCCATGATTGGGCGGGGCAAGCATCACCAGGCGGCCTGGGTTTCGCCAAGTCATCCCGGCCAGCGCCGCGCGCAGCACGATTCCGCCCATGCTGTGGGTGACGAAGTGCGTCGGCTGTTCGGCTGCGGCCAAAGGGGCCAGCACTTCGCGAAGCTGCGCGGCGTCGTCCGTGACGGTCGCGCCGAACGAGCGGTACCCCCAGCAGCGAGCCTGAAACGACTTCGACCGCAAGTAACGCGCGTAAGGTCGCAGCAAAAGCGAGAACGACCCGATCCCGTGAATTAAAATAACGTTTTCCTGCATTCCAAACAGGATAAATCGAAAACCCGGTTGTGTACCATCCCCTATCCGCTGGTGCTAAACTGAGAACCTGATCATTCACGATTGCCAAAACCTACCTACGCTGCCTGCTCACCATTAAGGAATCGCTTTCCATGCGAACGACTCGCCTGCTGGCCACCACATTTGGCCTCTTCACGCTGCTGATTACCGGGACTCTGCTGGCCCAAAGCAAACCGAGCTTGGGCGATATCGACCCAGACATGAAAGCGGACAAGCCTGCCGCAGACGGGCTCGTTTGGCACGACGTTACCGAGTGGGGCGTCGAAGGCCGCATCTTGCCCGACCAACCGCGCGATCGCTGGTTCGATCGTTTCCCCAAGTCAGCCAACGGACACGTCACGCCGGCGGTGTGGAACCTGAGCCGCGATAGCGCCGGCATGATGGTCCGCTTCAAGACCGACGCCACTGAAATCCACGTTCATTACAAGTTGATGGATGCCAACCTGGCGATGCCTCACATGCCTGCCACCGGGGTGAGCGGTATCGATTTGTATGCCCGCGACACCGATGGCAAGTGGAAGTGGGTGATGGTGACCAAACCGAATAAGCAAGAAATGAAAACCGCCATCATCAAAGGCCTGGCCCCTGGCATGCGCGAGTACGCCGCTTACTTGCCGCTGTACAACGGGGTGGAATTCGTCCAGATCGGCGTGAAGCCTGGGGCGAAGTTTGAAGGACTTGCCCCGCGCGAAAAGCCGATCGTGTTCTACGGAACCAGCATCACGCATGGGGCGTGTGCCAGCCGCCCTGGCATGGTCCACACAGCCATCTTAGGACGCTGGTTCGATCGTCCTGTCGTCAATCTTGGCTTCAGTGGCAACGGCAAGATGGACAAAGAAGTGGGGGATTACCTGGTTCAGCTCGACCCGGCTGCCTATGTGATCGATTGTCTGCCAAACATGAACGCCGCCGCCGTAACCGAACGCTGCGTGCCGCTGGTCAAACAGCTTCGCGCTGCCCGGCCAGATACGCCCATCATTCTGGTCGAGGACCGCCGCAACACGAACGACTGGATCTTGCCGGCCCGGCACGAACATCACACGCAAAATCACGCCGCTTTGAAAGCCGCTTACGAAGAGCTGAAAAAAGCAGGCATTCAGCACCTGGCCTACATCGAAGGGGACACCCTGTACGGTGACGACACCGAAGGCGCCACCGACGCCTCGCACGCCAGCGACTTAGGCTTCATGCGGCAAGCAGAAGCGTTTAAGCCAGTGCTAGAAACGATGCTCGGGGAAAGCAAGTAACCACCCCGCCAAGCAAACTTCGCCAGTTGGAGTTTACAACAGCGGAACTCCAACTGGCCTCACGCGCCAAACCTGGCTATCGATTCGCAAACGTGTGGTCACGCCAAGCTACGTTGCCACACGATTGGTTTCGGCAAAACGGTTTAGCAAACTCGTGCGTCGGGAAACGGCACCCTTACTCAGGTTGTCGTGCCTGATCGGTCCGGCGCGAGCGTCGTCCCCAGACGATACTCGCGATGCCTGCAACCGCAAATAACAGCCCCAACAAGCCGCCTAATACTGCTTGCCAAAACCCTTCTTCCAGTCCTTTTCCGACAAAAACAATGAACAACGCTGGCGATGCCAACAGCATGATCCAGCCATTACCAATCGCCGTCTTCCATGTTTGGCGTCGCTGCTTTCGGTAAACGGTGACACATTTTTGCTCCGTCTTCAGCGGATCTCGCCAGGGGTTGAGCAGGATGAAATAGAAGTAGGCCAGTGTGATCAAGGGAAACACGGCATAAAAAAGCATGCCATAAAAGTCGCTCGCTCTGCCGGTGAAAAAGGATAACACCCCCCCGCCCAACACAAGCAGCAAAGAAAAACCAATGAGAATCACAGCCGAAATACGGCGCCATAGTGCCTGAACTTTTGCCAGCTGTTGCAGCTGCTCAGTAGTTCTGTCGTGCGGGCTTTCGTCCATGGCATATCGCCCTACCCAATTGATCGAGTGCCGTCGACGTAACATGATGTCGAACGTTCACCCAACTGCCTAACAAAGTTAAGCGAAGAAAACCGGCTGTTTACCAGCAACACCTGGCCCACTGCCGATGCGGTTTCTATTTTAAACCGATTGGCACCTACTCGCCATCATCGCAGCACCCTACAGGGCTCTACTCAACGGGACTACGCCCTTTCTGCGAGTTTGCTAAGGGAGACGACGCCGGTCTGGCCAAGGGCGATCTTCGTTCTTTGCTTCGACTTGCTTTCGCCGAGCGATAAGTCGGCAAACTCACAATCTGGCCAAAGTGATGTATAGCAAAAGCCTTCAATCATTTTAATACCGAGGTCATCTTGGAAGGCGATGATTCCAATGATGGGCTGGCCGGACTGGTCTTGACCGTTAATGTCTTCCAGGTCAGCAGTTGATTTCAGCGGCAGATACTGCTGCCCGGCCACAGGTTCCAAAAAGAAGCCGCAACCGGTGACTTCTCGCTTTAGGTAGCAAGGCAATAACGCCAAATCTGGCGTCGCACACGCAACTTGCAAATCCCAGAATTGAAAGATTGCTTGTTCGATGGGGGAAGGTTCGTAGATCATTCGGTTCATTTCGTGGCAATTGTTCACTGGGACGGGCAGAACTGCTGGACGCGTCGAGAATCATGACCATCCATGCCCAAACAAATTTCACGAAGTTAGCCAGGGTGCCATGTTCACGTCTTCGTGAGCATGCAGTGGGATCATGCTGAGTCTTTTTCGACACTGCTTACCTGGCGAGAAGGACAAACCCTGAATGTAAGTCCCATGCTCTCGCGGACGAGAGCATGATACCCGGCTCGCTTAGGCTTACCCATATGGGTAGTTTATCATAGGGCGAGCGGAGAAAACCGAGTCCTGACCCCTTTATTCCTCCGATTTCGTTCTGCCTCCTTACTCTTGCCTCATGTAGAAGTCAGTTCAAAAATGGGCGATGTCTTGAAATCTTTATACCGGGCAATTCACTTTGCAGCTCAGCCTCGCCAAGCTTTTCCAATTCGGTGTCGAAGATACTAATACTTTGAAGGGCCTCCATTTCTTTGAGGCTTGCCAGTGACGCTGCGGTTATTTTAGTAGACGACAGATTGAGGCTTTTTAGCTTTTTGAATGGCTGTAAGAACTGGACGGATGCGTCGGTGATTGTCGTTGAATCAAGATAAAGGTATTCAAGGTCTTCGAATGCTTTTATGTTTTTGATTCCTTCGTCGTCGACTTTTGTTTTGCTAAGCATCAGTGTTCTCAAGCCTTTCAGCTTTGCTATGTGTGCTATCCCTTCGTTTCCGACGTTGGTGCCATTGATTCGTAGTGCCCGCAATTGCTTTGAATCAGCCAAGAACTTTATGCCTTCGTTTGTAATCGCGGTATGGCCAAGAAACAGGGATTCCATGGATTTGAACTGTGCAATGTGCCTCATCCCTTCGTCGTCGATTTCAGAATAATCACACCGCAAGTCCTTGAGCTTTTCCAGAGAACTTAATGAGCGAAAACCTTGACCTCGAACGTTCGTTTCAAGTAGCCAAAGCGATTCAAGATTCTTTAATGGGGCCAGATGACTCAATCCTGCGTCGGTAATTTTCGTCCCACTCACATCGAGATACTGCAGTTGATTCAATTCAGAAAACGACTCCAGCCCACGATCAGTAAGCGATGTCCTAGAGACATTAAGAACTTTCAATTGTTTCAAGGACTTAAGCTGGCTAAAGCCGGAATCTGTCACCTGGGTATGCCAAAGATTAAGCTCTTCTAGGTTCTCCAATTTTGCAATTTCTCGGACACCAACATCCGTTATTTTACATCCCCAGCAACTAAATTTTTTGATCGTCGGTAGCTCCGCGATTTTAGCCAAAGCGGTGTCAGTAATTCTGGTGCCGCCGAGGTCAAGCTCTTCTAAATGCTTCAACTGAATGATGTACTTCGAGACATCTGCATTCGTAACCGGGCGAGCAACGATAGACACTCCAACTAGCTCGACGCGACCTTCAATTTCCCGATAATTTAAGCCCGCGTGTTGGCCTTCCAGGTAATTGATTACTTCCTGGTCTGAACGAGGAATGTCGTCTGCTTTGGCACGCATGGATAACCCACAGAGACAAACAAGCGTTACTTGCATGCAATACAAAATGACAAAACGGCACCAATTCACGTCAATCACTCCACTGCTATGTCGCCGATGGTTATGTAAGAGTCACGGTATATGAGAAGCTTACACTGCCTTTAATGTTCAAAGAGACCGCAACTCCAGTATCTCCAGAAAAAAAAGACACTCCAGCCCCGGAGAATTTAGTCTCCACATTTAGTCCCTCATTTACACTCCATGAACCAATCTGAATTTCAAAATAGGAACTTGCCAGGGTGCCATGTTCACGTCTTCGTGAGCATGCTGTGGGGTCATGCTGAGTCTTTTTCGACACTGCCTGCCTGGCGAGAAGGACAAACCTGAATGTAAGTCACGTGCCCCCGCCGTCAAGACACGGGCCCGAGGCACCGTGGCACACGTCCACGGTGATCGTGCGTGGTGATCATGGCAGTGTCGTTGCATTGCTTGCGTGGGAATCATGGAGGCTGTGATACGTCAGCTGTGGTTTTTATGGCTTGGTGGTTTCTTTGGTTTCGACCCCATTTTGGAATTCAACAATCTTTTCAACAGTTCCGTCTAGGTCATAGTATTCCGCATTCCCGTGGGCGAAATACTCCTTCTGCTCTGGACTGAAACGATAAGGCACCTTGGCCCGAATTGAGCCATCATCGTTCACAATATATCCCGTGCCACCAGCTTGCACGTCAAACGACGAAGTGATGACCACCGCACCATCTCGCAGGTAGTGCGTTTGCTGGGTTAAATATCCCGGCTTCGTACTCCTCCACAAGCCGCAGTTCCCCGCTGTCATAAAAGTACATTTCCCTCCCGGTCCCGTAGGCATGACCGTCGTTATCAACAAAATACGTGCCTGGAATGTACTGCCAAGTGTTCCATGCAACAAAAGCGAGGCACAACACCAATATGGCAGCCAGAAAAAGGGAAACGCGAAGGCGACGTCGAGGATCAACAGACATAAGGCAATTCATCCCCATGTACGTATGGACGGGGGCAGCATAACCCGGCGAGCACCCTACGGTGAATCTCGAAGTTCCAAGCCCTGCGAGCCAACCTCACCACCATTCACCATGGGGCAACGCACCAGGTTGCGAGTTGCGTTGCCATGTGGTTGGCCCGCGTCGGTGTTTTAGTCGCCGAACAAGTTGCCTAAGCCGCCGAGGACGGAGCCTTGGCCTTGGCTTTTGCCTCCGGCGGATGGGGCGTGTTGGACGATGCGGTCGGCCATGCGGCTGAAGGGGAGGCTTTGCAGCAGGACGGTTCCGTGCCCGCGGAGGGTCGCCAGGAACAGGCCTTCACCGCCGAAGACCATGCTTTTCAAGTTGCCAGCTCGCTCGATGTTGTAGTCGATGCCGTCGGTGAAGCCGACGAGGCAGCCGGTATCGACGCGGAGCGTTTCGCCTTGCAGTTCCTTCTTGATGATCGTGCCGCAAGCATGCACGAAGGCCATGCCGTCTCCTTCGACTCGCTGCATGATGAACCCTTCGCCGCCGAAGAAGCCAGTGCCGAGCCGTTTGTTGAAGGCCACCGACAGCTTGGTGCCCAACGCCGCGCACAGGAACGAATCTTTTTGGCAGATGATGCGTCCGTTGACTTTCGCAAGATCGATCGGCACGATCTTGCCTGGGAAAGGCGCCGCAAACGAAACGCGCTTCTTGCCGCTGCCGCGATTGGTAAAGTGAGTGATGAAGATCGATTCGCCGGTCAGCATTCGCCCGCCAGCTTGCATTAAGCTGCCAAAGAAACCTTGGCTAGGCGTCGAACCGTCCCCCATCTTCGTGTCGAATTGAATCCCTTCTTCCATGTAGCACATTGCGCCTGCTTCGGCGATGACGGTCTCGCCAGGGTCGAGTTCCACTTCGACCAATTGCATGGAATCGCCAAAAATTTCGTAGTCAACTTCATGAGACTGCATCAGGGGTAGGCTCCTACGGGGTCATTTGGGTTGTTGAAAAAGGTTGGCGCTGCCCCGCGCTAATCGCGATTGTAGGATGGGGTAGGCACCATTTCTAGTTCGTCCGTGCTGGCAAAATATTGAGGGAACGGTTGTGCCAACAAAATTTGCCTGCAAGTGGTTCGCCAGGCCCCATTTCAGGTGGATTTGACTTGACGGCGCTAGGCTGAGCCAGTTCAATCAAGAGATGCCGATATTCGTTTGCAACGACGACAAAGGCCCTGTTCGTAAACGTATTGATTTGGTGCCATGCTCACGCCGACGTGAATTTGGCACCTGATACCGAGAGAGATTCCCATGCCAGCTCTTCGCCAGATTGTGCTTAGCCTACTCGCCGCCACTTTGCTTTCGACAACCCTCTTCGCCCAGACCCCAGCGGTCGAGCGCCCTTTGGTTACGCTCGATCAGGCTTTGGCAGGCGTCCGCTGGCAAGGGCGGGTTCCTTCGCAGGCCACGATCGGCGACAAAACGCCAATCGTGTTGGTTTATGCCACATGGTGCCCGAAGTGCAACGTTTGGACCCCAGAGCTATTCGCCCAGTTGGCCGAGTCGATCAAAGATCAGCCGGTCATCTTGTTCGCGGTGAACGCAGACGAAACGGTCCGCGGGGTCGACTACGCCCTGCAGCGAAAACTAGTCGGGCCGAACATCTTCCACGGCGACGACCCGAACATTGTGGCGCGGATGGGTTTTCAAAGCGAACTGTTCAACTACTCGATTTTCCAAGATGGCCAACAAACCAACCGGAAACAGGCCGGCGGTTATTACAACTTAGAGAACGGCCAGAAAGAGTTCGCCTTAAGTCGACAAATTAAGACTGGGCTGGAAGGGAAGTTCTCGTTTCTGACCGACAAGACGTCCGACGCCCTGAAACAGGTGCTGTGGCCGCTGGAACTGGGAAGCAACCTCGACGAACGATCGCTGCTGGCGATGCGGAAGAAGATGGATGAACCGCTGGCCAACGAGTTCAACTCGGCCATTAGTGATTTCCTTGATGGACAAGTGAAAGAGATCGCCGATTCACGCAAGGGGACCGTTCCGCAGCAAATCAAAGGGTACGAAATGGCGGAGGCCATCGCCACTAATTTCAAATCGACCCCCCAAGGCCGAGCCTGTCGCGGGCTGCTCGACAAGCTGGAAGAAGACAAAGCGTTTCAAGAAGAGCTAACCGCCAAAAAGCTGTACGACCAAGCCATGCAAAAAGGGACAACTCCAGTTACCCTCCGCCGCATGATGGGCCGCGCCTCAAGCCGCTTCCCCGAGGCCTACTATGGGAAAGAAGCCCAAAAGGTCATCGACTCGGTCCAGTAAAAGGAACCGACTTGCCTGTTCGTAGGCAAGGCATAAGCGTTTCAAAACGCCTAAGAACCTGTTGTAGATTGCAGGCCTGGCGTTTTCTTCCAACGAGTATCCGCTCGCAGCAGCCCATTCGATGGCGAACCCCAAGTGGTAAGCGATTATATTTCTCACATGCCTCATTCATGAACTCGATGTTCCTATCACGCTTGGATACGCAGAGTTCGTCTCGATGCACCAGGATTTACTAAAAAGCCTGGCGGAAATCACTCGTGTGGCAACGCAAAGCAAGCTGAGGAGTGTCCCCCGTTCGCACGAACGGGACGCATGGCACTGGTTGTCGCCCTGGCAAGGCTCAATCAGCGACGGTCCTTCTTGAATTGCGTAAGCAGTGGGACCAGCTTGGCTTCGTTGCGGTTTGAATCAAGGCGGGAGATTGAATTCGCCTAATCAACTGAGCCCTCGGACAAGGCGCTATTCACAGTGCCGGGATGGCTGTTGTGTGCCTGGCTGTTCCTCATCGGCCAAGGTCCACCAGCGTGAACTGTTGCGAGAAGGCAGATTTGCCAGAGGGAATATGTCTGTTCGCTCGTGGGGGGTGCGTAATATGCCTCGAACCGAACAGACTGTCGCGTCGAAGTCGCTTTTATTTAGGTGTGGAGGGGGCGACGACCCCCCTGTGTTTTCCGCATAAAGC
This window of the Bremerella cremea genome carries:
- a CDS encoding esterase/lipase family protein, which translates into the protein MQENVILIHGIGSFSLLLRPYARYLRSKSFQARCWGYRSFGATVTDDAAQLREVLAPLAAAEQPTHFVTHSMGGIVLRAALAGMTWRNPGRLVMLAPPNHGAHSARLAAFLLRWPVPALVDISDTPDSLVQSLPEPTQFETGIISGQRDLLVARASTPLGCQRDHILVACGHNMLMFHPTGMRETLHFLQHGQFSPDAKRAAGMPTQSRSHRTNP
- a CDS encoding SGNH/GDSL hydrolase family protein — protein: MRTTRLLATTFGLFTLLITGTLLAQSKPSLGDIDPDMKADKPAADGLVWHDVTEWGVEGRILPDQPRDRWFDRFPKSANGHVTPAVWNLSRDSAGMMVRFKTDATEIHVHYKLMDANLAMPHMPATGVSGIDLYARDTDGKWKWVMVTKPNKQEMKTAIIKGLAPGMREYAAYLPLYNGVEFVQIGVKPGAKFEGLAPREKPIVFYGTSITHGACASRPGMVHTAILGRWFDRPVVNLGFSGNGKMDKEVGDYLVQLDPAAYVIDCLPNMNAAAVTERCVPLVKQLRAARPDTPIILVEDRRNTNDWILPARHEHHTQNHAALKAAYEELKKAGIQHLAYIEGDTLYGDDTEGATDASHASDLGFMRQAEAFKPVLETMLGESK
- a CDS encoding leucine-rich repeat domain-containing protein produces the protein MRAKADDIPRSDQEVINYLEGQHAGLNYREIEGRVELVGVSIVARPVTNADVSKYIIQLKHLEELDLGGTRITDTALAKIAELPTIKKFSCWGCKITDVGVREIAKLENLEELNLWHTQVTDSGFSQLKSLKQLKVLNVSRTSLTDRGLESFSELNQLQYLDVSGTKITDAGLSHLAPLKNLESLWLLETNVRGQGFRSLSSLEKLKDLRCDYSEIDDEGMRHIAQFKSMESLFLGHTAITNEGIKFLADSKQLRALRINGTNVGNEGIAHIAKLKGLRTLMLSKTKVDDEGIKNIKAFEDLEYLYLDSTTITDASVQFLQPFKKLKSLNLSSTKITAASLASLKEMEALQSISIFDTELEKLGEAELQSELPGIKISRHRPFLN
- a CDS encoding TIGR00266 family protein, encoding MQSHEVDYEIFGDSMQLVEVELDPGETVIAEAGAMCYMEEGIQFDTKMGDGSTPSQGFFGSLMQAGGRMLTGESIFITHFTNRGSGKKRVSFAAPFPGKIVPIDLAKVNGRIICQKDSFLCAALGTKLSVAFNKRLGTGFFGGEGFIMQRVEGDGMAFVHACGTIIKKELQGETLRVDTGCLVGFTDGIDYNIERAGNLKSMVFGGEGLFLATLRGHGTVLLQSLPFSRMADRIVQHAPSAGGKSQGQGSVLGGLGNLFGD
- a CDS encoding protein disulfide isomerase family protein; amino-acid sequence: MPALRQIVLSLLAATLLSTTLFAQTPAVERPLVTLDQALAGVRWQGRVPSQATIGDKTPIVLVYATWCPKCNVWTPELFAQLAESIKDQPVILFAVNADETVRGVDYALQRKLVGPNIFHGDDPNIVARMGFQSELFNYSIFQDGQQTNRKQAGGYYNLENGQKEFALSRQIKTGLEGKFSFLTDKTSDALKQVLWPLELGSNLDERSLLAMRKKMDEPLANEFNSAISDFLDGQVKEIADSRKGTVPQQIKGYEMAEAIATNFKSTPQGRACRGLLDKLEEDKAFQEELTAKKLYDQAMQKGTTPVTLRRMMGRASSRFPEAYYGKEAQKVIDSVQ